CGCTTGGAATTACGGACATATTCATTACCGAAATTTCCATAAGGGGCATCCGAGGCAGCCTCTTCGGGATTCAACCGCTTTGCATATCTACCGCACCAATCCCCTATCGCCGGGTCGGGAACATCGACGTTATCATACATATCCAGAAAACGTTGCGGCGGATCATACGGACTGTGAGGACGGGCAAAAGACACTTTGAGGAACAAAGGACGGCTCTCGGGGTCATAATGGCTGATGAGATTGCAAGCCATTTCGCCGGTCCAGTACGTGGGATGTAGTTTTTCATCTAATTTGTAAACCCCAGCACCGTGATCATTCCACCAAATACCTGTTGCATCGGGGTTCTTCCCGGGAGCTTGCACTTGAAACCACTGTCGATAATCACTGGTAAAATGGGGGTCTTGCCTGCGGCCGCTCTCATCTAACAACGTTCCGTCAAATCCGTGTTTCACCCGCTGGGGATACCAATGCATTTTCCCGATACCAAAGGTGTAATAACCGGCGTCTTTCAACATTTGAGGCATCTCGTACTCATACTTCGGCGCTACCCGTCCATATCCTAACATTCCGTGATGCCACGGCGACATTCCGGTCAACAATCCGGCACGGGCAGGTGTGCTGCTGGGACAGGACGAATAGGCATTCATGAACAAAGTTCCTTCGTTGGCAAGTTTGTCCAAATGAGGGGTAATGACAAACTCATTTCCCATACACCCCACAGCATCGCCCCGCTGTTGGTCGGTCATAATCAATATAAT
The sequence above is drawn from the Barnesiella intestinihominis YIT 11860 genome and encodes:
- a CDS encoding arylsulfatase; this translates as MNALTNLKCTLALSAGFCSSFANAQKQPHIILIMTDQQRGDAVGCMGNEFVITPHLDKLANEGTLFMNAYSSCPSSTPARAGLLTGMSPWHHGMLGYGRVAPKYEYEMPQMLKDAGYYTFGIGKMHWYPQRVKHGFDGTLLDESGRRQDPHFTSDYRQWFQVQAPGKNPDATGIWWNDHGAGVYKLDEKLHPTYWTGEMACNLISHYDPESRPLFLKVSFARPHSPYDPPQRFLDMYDNVDVPDPAIGDWCGRYAKRLNPEEAASDAPYGNFGNEYVRNSKRHYYANITFIDEQIGRIVQALKDKGMYDNALIFFVSDHGDMMGDHYHWRKTYPYEGSVHVPCIAKWPANVGGVAEKIDNPVELRDVLPTFLDIAGATVPADMDGRPLLPLAKGTDTGWREYIDLEHATCYSRDNYWCALTDGKIKYVWRFYTGQEELFDLVADPQELHNAVNDKEYKGRLEKLRARMIRHLGERGEEFVKDGRLVVRKKKMLYSPHYPKE